Proteins co-encoded in one bacterium genomic window:
- a CDS encoding alanine--tRNA ligase-related protein: MQSNEIRKKFLEFFRGKGHAVVPSSSLRPDDPSVLLTTAGMQQFKRYYTGELDPVKDFGSRRATSAQKCFRTSDIEEVGDATHLTFFEMLGNF, from the coding sequence ATGCAATCAAACGAGATACGGAAAAAGTTTTTAGAGTTCTTTAGGGGCAAGGGCCACGCAGTCGTGCCCTCATCTTCGTTGCGGCCCGATGATCCGTCGGTGCTGTTGACCACCGCCGGCATGCAGCAATTTAAGCGCTACTACACCGGAGAGTTGGATCCGGTGAAGGATTTTGGCAGTCGCCGCGCGACGAGCGCGCAGAAATGTTTTCGCACCTCGGATATTGAAGAAGTGGGGGACGCGACGCACCTCACGTTTTTTGAAATGCTCGGCAATTTT
- a CDS encoding DUF5667 domain-containing protein, producing MLNLSISRVSAAESGSGSALSVSETRIERESGEEIRSLGVETTGILPSNPFYFFKEWGRGIRKALSFNTLSRAELQLDIANEQAAEIVKLQELDIKNPDAYSRAVASYDQSVVLAEARIAALKGMTAPTDRFVLTVIDRALRHSDILDALYARIAADDAEASVLAQLFTARTDIVKTVAAVADVVGNNDRAVAYTNTVIGRMTRKWHELKAVEFINRWENIAPQSLRDGLVVLKANLMLQLSGRLLGASLEDFEGKDESRGDALAQLPGAPLERLRSLDALRESVADSDIKNYANLVRSKLFDVIRSGNLAQRADAETLLKQAAAVLASIDAFTGVKGRIIVPEAAKATTRAKFTYDGAVKFFDEGSFAAAYAQGSAALGTAESVYANFLLGSGDVAGDVRALKQDFDGLGATVRAAGATKEGRTELFTALGNAERAIAKVADLVNANASAERVVDAIRLAKRLIGAASQLTETRSAVSVGEAESAFGSAAEAPAVVQMNDKQFVPAVVKIKKGGAVMWVNRDADTHWIIASSEKGREALDGFDSRRGIATGETYSFIFKSRGTWKYIDKLHPEMTGVVDVE from the coding sequence TTGCTCAATTTAAGCATTTCCAGGGTTTCTGCGGCCGAGAGCGGCAGCGGTAGCGCGCTTAGCGTCTCCGAAACCCGCATTGAACGGGAAAGCGGGGAAGAAATACGCAGTTTGGGGGTGGAAACGACGGGTATTTTGCCGTCCAACCCTTTTTATTTCTTCAAAGAATGGGGCCGCGGTATCCGCAAGGCCCTGTCTTTTAATACCTTGAGCCGCGCCGAGCTCCAGCTTGATATCGCCAACGAGCAGGCGGCGGAGATTGTGAAACTGCAGGAGCTGGATATCAAAAATCCGGACGCGTATAGCCGCGCGGTTGCAAGTTACGATCAGAGTGTTGTTCTTGCCGAGGCGCGCATCGCGGCATTAAAAGGCATGACGGCGCCGACCGATCGCTTTGTTCTGACCGTCATTGACCGCGCATTGCGGCATTCGGACATTTTAGACGCGTTATACGCGCGCATCGCGGCGGATGATGCCGAGGCGTCGGTACTCGCGCAATTGTTTACGGCGCGGACGGATATCGTTAAAACCGTTGCCGCCGTCGCTGATGTCGTCGGTAATAATGATCGCGCGGTTGCGTATACCAACACCGTCATCGGCAGAATGACCAGAAAGTGGCACGAGCTCAAAGCGGTGGAGTTTATCAATCGTTGGGAAAATATCGCTCCGCAAAGTTTGCGGGACGGGCTTGTGGTGTTGAAGGCGAATCTGATGTTGCAGCTCTCCGGACGACTTCTCGGCGCGTCGCTGGAAGATTTTGAAGGGAAAGATGAATCAAGGGGTGATGCGCTGGCACAGCTGCCGGGGGCGCCGCTGGAGCGGTTGCGTTCGCTTGACGCCTTGCGTGAATCTGTCGCGGATTCCGATATAAAAAATTACGCGAATCTTGTCCGGTCAAAACTGTTTGACGTTATTCGTAGCGGGAATCTTGCGCAACGCGCCGATGCAGAGACGTTGCTGAAACAAGCGGCGGCGGTGCTCGCCTCAATTGACGCGTTTACGGGTGTGAAGGGGCGTATCATTGTTCCGGAGGCCGCGAAAGCGACGACGCGCGCCAAGTTTACGTATGATGGAGCCGTGAAGTTTTTTGACGAGGGCTCGTTCGCGGCCGCGTACGCGCAAGGTTCGGCCGCGCTAGGCACCGCGGAAAGTGTATATGCGAATTTTCTTTTGGGAAGCGGCGACGTTGCCGGTGACGTTCGGGCGTTAAAGCAGGATTTTGATGGCTTGGGAGCCACGGTGCGCGCGGCGGGAGCGACCAAAGAGGGGAGGACGGAACTTTTTACGGCGCTCGGCAACGCGGAACGCGCCATCGCGAAAGTCGCGGATTTGGTGAATGCGAATGCTTCAGCTGAGCGCGTTGTTGACGCGATCCGGCTTGCGAAGCGTCTTATTGGCGCCGCGTCGCAGTTGACGGAAACGCGGAGCGCCGTAAGTGTTGGCGAGGCGGAGTCGGCATTCGGTTCTGCCGCGGAAGCGCCGGCCGTGGTTCAGATGAATGATAAGCAGTTTGTTCCCGCGGTTGTGAAGATTAAAAAAGGAGGCGCGGTGATGTGGGTTAATCGTGACGCGGACACGCATTGGATTATTGCCTCGTCGGAGAAGGGTCGCGAAGCGCTTGATGGTTTTGATTCGCGGCGCGGTATCGCAACCGGTGAAACGTATAGTTTTATATTTAAGAGCCGCGGCACGTGGAAATACATTGATAAGTTGCATCCGGAGATGACGGGGGTAGTGGATGTGGAGTAG